A single region of the Thermoanaerobacterium aotearoense genome encodes:
- a CDS encoding methionine ABC transporter permease: MVSSNALQYLLNLWQLMEEPLWESLYMVFFSTLFSVIIGMPLGIILVITDKGHIKENLKLNQILGTVINVMRSVPFIILIIAIFPLARLIVGTTIGPTAAIVPLSIAAAPFVARVIESSLKEVDWGVIEASISVGASIPQIIFKVMIPESLPSLVLGITLTVINILGYSAMAGAIGGGGLGDLAIRYGYQRFQTDVLIATIIVLIIFVEIVQRIGNYLAKKVDKR, from the coding sequence ATGGTATCGTCTAATGCATTGCAATATCTGTTAAACTTGTGGCAGCTTATGGAAGAGCCTCTTTGGGAATCTTTATACATGGTATTTTTCTCAACGCTTTTCTCAGTAATCATAGGAATGCCTCTTGGCATAATACTCGTCATAACTGATAAAGGTCATATAAAGGAAAATCTAAAGTTAAATCAGATATTAGGTACTGTGATCAATGTCATGAGATCTGTGCCATTCATAATTCTCATAATCGCGATCTTCCCATTGGCAAGGCTTATAGTTGGCACAACTATAGGACCTACTGCAGCCATAGTGCCACTGTCCATTGCAGCGGCACCATTTGTGGCAAGAGTTATAGAGTCATCCCTAAAAGAAGTAGACTGGGGCGTCATTGAAGCATCTATATCAGTTGGCGCTTCAATACCACAGATAATATTTAAAGTCATGATTCCAGAATCATTGCCATCGCTTGTACTGGGAATAACCCTTACAGTGATAAACATCTTAGGGTATTCTGCTATGGCAGGTGCTATCGGAGGAGGTGGTTTAGGAGATCTCGCTATAAGATATGGGTATCAAAGGTTTCAGACAGATGTGCTTATTGCCACAATCATCGTCTTAATAATCTTTGTAGAAATCGTGCAAAGAATAGGAAACTATCTCGCAAAAAAAGTTGATAAAAGATGA
- a CDS encoding methionine ABC transporter ATP-binding protein: MIEIKNLSKVYSTSGKDVVALKDINLTISDGEIYGIMGLSGAGKSSLIRCINMLEKPTSGSILINGVEMTKLKPKELRNMRKKIGMIFQHFNLLMNSTVYENIAFPLKISKVSDSVIKKRVDELLDVVDLKDKKYAYPSQLSGGQKQRVGIARALANNPDIILSDEATSALDPTTTESILNLLKNINKQYGITIVVITHEMSVIRNLCDKVAVLEDGRIIEEGNVIDIFSNPSTETSKRFLKDMIAELPPDILLDDENPNEEILRLSFFDSSSNQPVISHMIKNFDVEVNIISGNIERVQNSQIGNLLIKISGEENSIKDAIKFLENNGLRIEVLKNGIV; the protein is encoded by the coding sequence TTGATCGAAATAAAAAATTTAAGCAAAGTTTACAGCACAAGCGGAAAAGACGTAGTGGCTTTAAAAGACATCAACTTAACCATAAGCGATGGTGAAATTTACGGCATAATGGGTTTAAGCGGCGCAGGAAAATCATCATTGATAAGATGCATCAACATGCTGGAAAAACCCACATCTGGCAGCATATTGATAAACGGCGTAGAAATGACAAAGCTAAAGCCAAAAGAACTGAGAAATATGAGAAAGAAGATTGGCATGATATTTCAGCATTTCAATCTTCTGATGAACTCTACAGTGTATGAAAACATAGCATTTCCTCTTAAGATCTCGAAAGTCAGCGACTCTGTCATAAAAAAGCGCGTTGATGAGTTGCTGGATGTAGTAGATTTAAAAGACAAAAAATACGCATATCCTTCGCAGTTGTCTGGAGGTCAAAAACAGCGTGTAGGCATTGCAAGGGCTTTAGCAAATAACCCAGACATAATTCTATCTGATGAAGCCACATCCGCTTTAGACCCCACCACGACAGAATCCATTTTAAATCTTTTAAAGAACATAAACAAGCAATACGGAATTACAATCGTGGTGATAACTCACGAAATGTCTGTCATAAGAAATCTGTGCGACAAAGTGGCAGTCTTAGAAGACGGTAGAATAATCGAGGAAGGAAATGTAATAGACATCTTTTCAAATCCTTCAACAGAAACGTCTAAGAGATTTTTAAAAGATATGATAGCTGAACTTCCGCCAGATATATTGCTTGATGACGAAAATCCAAACGAGGAAATCTTAAGATTATCGTTTTTTGACAGCAGCAGCAATCAGCCTGTCATATCCCACATGATAAAAAATTTTGATGTTGAAGTTAATATCATTTCTGGAAATATCGAAAGGGTGCAAAACTCACAAATAGGAAATCTCCTAATAAAAATAAGTGGTGAAGAAAACTCCATAAAAGATGCGATAAAATTCTTAGAAAATAATGGTCTTAGAATAGAGGTGCTTAAAAATGGTATCGTCTAA
- a CDS encoding BglG family transcription antiterminator produces the protein MKELSRRQLEIFKRVLSKEVSSLDDIVVLYKLSKRTVYREINAINEYIKGYNLRLKNDDGILVLEGTDSDIEKFKFDVIGYRPSIDADKRRKLILSELLQMKEPVKLEYFAKEYNVTTATISYDIKEIDKWLNKQNVTIVTKPGVGIYVKGDESNIRRAIINFLYDNVETKDLIEFLNKGYNNINKLSEDINDRLLRLIDYDTVLKIEKAIQKLEKSLDYELAESSYMGLTVHLALALKRIKEGEKIKIGTESLYELKKSDEYKFAEMLAGFLEEEFDISIPEDEIGYITIHLQGARYRANTEDVNDELLNEILHEMISVAEDEFGTNFKDDTMLLSGLKTHLRPTIFRLRMGLAIRNPLIKDIKERYSGLFEKCISIANVIKDKLNVDVPDDEIGYIAMHFGASMARKSDKTKRHNILVVCASGIGTSRMLLSKLQMFPQLNIVDTVSSLRVKDFKDRDDIDLIVSTIPIDVKDKETIIVNPLLLDEDVKRLKDALNTDFIMDFSEKKVIGDRYKELEHIAWYGKRIIELCDSLKLKDVYGKNSKAIIDSFLEDFAGNDGINNEKIKQIEDKLLGRESLGKIILPGKGFVIYHCTASDLIEPILIFGKVKSDVKMKNLINEYETIKTAFLMVAPDDDKMWIEILGDLSVSFIESKDLVKNLNEIDKIDEAKEIVKKALMDKYYDEIKRNLVGD, from the coding sequence ATGAAAGAGTTAAGTAGGCGCCAATTAGAAATTTTCAAAAGGGTTCTTTCGAAAGAAGTTTCCAGTCTAGACGATATCGTCGTTTTATACAAGTTAAGCAAAAGGACTGTTTACAGGGAAATAAATGCCATAAATGAGTATATAAAAGGATACAATTTAAGGCTTAAAAATGACGATGGTATATTAGTCTTAGAGGGAACTGATAGCGATATTGAAAAATTCAAATTTGACGTAATAGGGTATAGGCCAAGCATTGATGCTGACAAAAGGCGAAAATTGATATTGTCTGAGCTTTTGCAGATGAAAGAACCTGTAAAGCTTGAGTACTTTGCTAAAGAGTACAATGTGACTACTGCGACAATAAGCTATGACATCAAAGAGATTGATAAGTGGCTAAATAAGCAAAATGTTACAATTGTAACTAAACCTGGCGTTGGCATATACGTAAAAGGCGATGAAAGCAATATAAGAAGGGCTATAATAAATTTTTTATACGACAATGTAGAGACAAAAGACCTAATTGAGTTTTTAAATAAAGGGTACAATAATATAAACAAGCTTAGTGAAGACATAAATGATAGATTACTCAGGCTTATAGACTACGATACGGTTCTAAAGATAGAAAAGGCCATACAGAAATTGGAGAAGTCTCTTGATTACGAGTTAGCCGAAAGCTCCTACATGGGGCTTACAGTGCATTTGGCATTGGCTTTAAAAAGAATAAAAGAAGGCGAAAAGATAAAAATAGGTACTGAAAGCCTTTATGAGCTTAAGAAGTCAGATGAGTACAAGTTTGCGGAAATGCTCGCTGGATTTCTGGAAGAAGAATTTGATATTTCTATTCCTGAAGATGAAATCGGTTATATAACGATTCATTTACAGGGCGCAAGATATAGGGCAAATACCGAAGACGTAAATGACGAGCTGTTAAATGAAATACTGCATGAAATGATCAGTGTTGCAGAAGATGAATTTGGCACTAATTTTAAAGACGATACGATGCTTTTAAGTGGTTTAAAGACGCACTTAAGGCCTACTATTTTCAGACTTCGCATGGGCCTTGCTATTAGAAATCCGTTAATAAAAGACATCAAAGAAAGGTACAGCGGTTTATTTGAAAAATGCATATCTATTGCAAATGTGATTAAAGACAAGCTTAATGTTGATGTGCCTGATGACGAAATTGGCTATATTGCGATGCATTTTGGTGCATCTATGGCAAGAAAAAGTGACAAGACGAAAAGGCACAATATCTTAGTCGTATGTGCCAGCGGCATAGGAACATCCAGGATGCTTCTGTCAAAGCTTCAGATGTTTCCGCAATTAAACATTGTAGATACGGTATCAAGCTTGAGAGTCAAAGACTTTAAAGACAGAGATGATATTGACTTGATTGTATCTACAATTCCAATAGATGTAAAAGACAAAGAGACCATAATAGTCAATCCGCTTCTTTTAGATGAAGATGTGAAAAGGCTGAAAGACGCCTTAAACACAGATTTTATAATGGACTTTTCGGAGAAAAAAGTCATAGGCGACAGATACAAAGAGTTGGAACACATTGCATGGTATGGCAAGAGAATAATTGAGCTGTGCGATTCCCTTAAGCTTAAAGATGTGTATGGCAAGAACTCGAAAGCCATCATAGATTCTTTCTTAGAAGATTTTGCTGGTAATGATGGAATTAATAATGAGAAGATAAAGCAGATAGAAGATAAGCTTCTGGGTAGAGAAAGCCTCGGAAAGATTATACTTCCAGGAAAAGGATTTGTAATCTACCACTGTACAGCATCTGATTTGATTGAGCCAATCCTCATCTTTGGAAAAGTGAAAAGCGATGTCAAGATGAAAAATTTGATTAACGAGTATGAAACCATAAAAACGGCTTTTCTAATGGTCGCACCTGATGATGACAAGATGTGGATAGAAATACTTGGCGATTTAAGTGTTTCGTTTATTGAAAGCAAAGACTTGGTAAAAAATCTCAATGAGATTGATAAAATTGATGAGGCGAAGGAAATTGTCAAGAAAGCCTTGATGGATAAGTATTACGATGAAATAAAAAGAAATCTTGTAGGTGATTAA
- a CDS encoding PTS sugar transporter subunit IIB: MAIHGVILCSWGATSSALAKKVTDEAKKQGLDVTVDAGGTGEFKKKAEEYDVALLEPQVRHLKKEVETIAEKFGIPVDIVDMQAFALMDAKKILNQIIELAKKNGKDA; the protein is encoded by the coding sequence ATGGCTATACATGGTGTTATATTGTGCAGTTGGGGTGCTACATCAAGCGCATTAGCCAAGAAAGTGACTGATGAAGCAAAAAAACAAGGTTTAGATGTGACAGTAGATGCAGGAGGCACAGGCGAATTCAAGAAGAAAGCTGAAGAATACGATGTTGCTCTTTTAGAGCCACAGGTAAGGCATTTAAAGAAAGAAGTAGAGACAATAGCCGAGAAGTTTGGCATTCCTGTTGACATCGTTGATATGCAGGCTTTTGCACTTATGGATGCAAAAAAGATATTGAATCAGATCATCGAGCTTGCTAAGAAAAATGGGAAAGATGCGTAG